The genomic segment CGTCGCGCACGGAGGCGTTCGGCAGGACCATCATCGAGGCGATGGCCATGGCCAGGCCGGTCGTGTCCGTCGCCGTCGAGGGAATTCTCGATCTGATCCGGCACGACGAGAACGGGATCCTGATCCCGCCCCCCTCCCGGGTGGAGGATCTGGCCGTCGCCATCGCTGCGCTCCTCAAGGACCCGGGCCGCCGGGAGGCCCTGGGGCGGGAAGGTCGTCTATCCGTGGTCGATCGGTTCTCGGCGGAGCGTCACGCGCGGGCGATCATGGCCGTCTACGAGGATCTGGCGGCCGGTCACATCGGACGCCAGGTCCAGATGCCGCGGGCGTATTGAAACCGCAGGCGCAGGTCGCCGAGCGGCAGCGCCCCCAGGATCGACTTGATCAGGCCGATGAGCACCGTGGCCGGGACGTCCACCACCTGGAGCGCGAGGCGGTAGAGTCGCGCAGGCCGGCGGCCGAAGCAGCGCTCGAGGTAGCGCTGAATACTGATGGCTCCGTTCACCAGTGTCCGGACCGGCGCCTGGCGGGCGCTCCGCCCTCCCAGGTGGGCAACCCTGGCTTCCGGCACGAAGTAGATCTTCCATCCATCGCGGCGGATTCGGAAGCAGAGATCCAGGTCCTCGCCGCAGTGGATGAAGCATTCGCCGAACCCTCCCCCCTTCTCGAACAGGTCGCGGCGGAGCAGCATGGCGGCCCCCGAAATCGCCTGGACCTCCTGGACCACCTGGGGGTCGTAGGGTGAGACCAGCCGCTTCCTGAACCATGGTCCTACGAGAGGGAGCTTCTGGAGCCTGAACACGTCGATGGCCACGAGCCGCGCCGCGGTCGGCTGGACGCGGGCCGAGGTCTCCTGGAAGGTGCCGTCCTCGTTCCACAGGGAGGGGCCCAGCATGCCCGCATCCGGGTGCTCCTGAAGGAAACGGATCAGGATCCCGAGGGCGCCCGGCATCACGATCGTATCCGGGTTCAGGAGCAGGACGAATCGTGCCGTCGCCAGGCGGAGGCCCAGGTTGCTCGCCCGGGCGAACCCCAGGTTGGCGCCGTTGACGATCACCTGGACCGATGGAAATTCGCCGCGCAGCATCGCGACGCTGTCGTCCGAGGACGCGTTGTCGACCACGATCAACTGCAGCGACAGGCTCGACGCGTCGGCGACCAGCGAGCGGATGCACTGCCGGAGGAGCGGCGCCACATTCCAGCTGACGATGATGACGGAGACGTCGGGGATCATGAGCGTCCGGTCCTAGGTCGAGGGTCGAAGCACCGCGTGCCCGTACTCGGGAATCGACGTCATCGGGCGGTGGGGAGGATCCAGCTCGCAAAGATCATAACCGACGCTCGCCAGGAAACCGCGCAGGGCCGCTTCGGTCGTGTCGAACAGCCGCCAAGCAAAGGAGTGCACCTCGAGGAAGATCCACGGACGGGCCGTCCGGAGCGTCTCGGCGGCGCCCTGCAGGGCCCAGAGCTCGGCCCCCTCCACGTCGATCTTCATGACTGAGGGCGGCGGCCCCCCGGCACGGACGAACTCGTCGAGCCGGATCGCGCAGATCGGCACCCAGGACGGTTGCGCGTCTTCCTGAGGATAGACGTTGCGCAACGCGTTGCCCGACGCCCAGGTCGTGGCGAGGGTCGGCCAGACGGGCATCGACACCACGCCGGCAGTGTTGGAGCAGGCTGCCTCCATGACCCGGATGCGATCGTCGAGGCCGTTCAGGGCGCAGTGTCGCCTGAGCAGACGGACCGTCTCGGGAACCGGTTCGAAGGCGACGACGCGCCCGTGCTCCTCCACGCGCCGGCAGGCGGCGATGGCGTACCAGCCGACGAAGCTGCCCACGTCATAGAACACGTGTCCCGGCTCGAGGTGCGCCAGCAGGGCGGCCAGCAGCCGATCGTCGCGCGGCACGGGGTAGCCGACCAGGAAATCGAAGTCCAGCCACAACGACTCCTCAACCGACGGCAGCTTGCAGCGGGCACGGCCGCGTCGCAGCGCGCGCTCCACGGCGAGGCTTGCCGCCTTGACGTTCCGGGCGCAGCGCCGTGCCGGCGCCTCGAGGGTTGAGCCTCGAATCCATGCGGGCATGGCCCAACGCGCGACCCATCCCGGACGGTTCATCGCTTCGTCACCTGGAACTCCCCGTTCCCTTTGCGCCCGGCGCGGAGCCTCAGCAACCCTCCGATGACCACGCGCGCATCGTCGATTCACAGGCCGTGCAACTGGGCGGCGTAGATTCCAATCCCGAGAGTGCGCCCCGTCATGACCTGCACGATCCGCGGCCCCTCCCTTCCAAGCTCGGCTAGGCGCTCGAAAACGCCTGCCCAGGCCAGAAGGGGCACCCCCATGACGACGGCAGCCGCGAGGACCCTGGCGGCGAATAGGGTATCACCCGGGCCCCAAACTGTCCCGACCCCTCGGAGCACCAGGAGAAGCAGGATGAGGAGGAAACCACGCACGTACGCCTCTCCCGAGGCTCTCGCGGATACCATCGTGTCCGTCATGAAGAATGACGCAAAACGTGCGGCAATCGGGCGCACTGCCCGCCATGCGGTGTTGCAGCGGTTCTACGCGGCGTATCGCGCGGATCGAATGATGGCCGTCGGCTCCGGCTCGAAGGCAGGCGTGACACCTGGGGGAACCGATCCTAGCCGCCTCAAAGCGCTCCTGAACCTTGGCTCAAATCTCTGACGAAGATGGAATACGCCCCGAACGTCGCCGAGTGACGATAGTTTCGCGTGAGATAGGCATCGAGTAGAGCCGCTCCCTCTTCCCGGTTGGCTGCGGTCGTCGACTCGGCATCGGCTCCCGACCAGAGAACGACGTACCGCACATCGCGTGCTGCAAGATCCTTCGCAATCTCACCCTGTACGCGCTCCGTGGTAGCGACGCCGGGGTGCAGCTCGTGATATCGGGTGGCGCTGTCCCTGTCCGCGAGAAAATAGAAGAGCACATCGTTTGTCTCGACCCTGCGGTGTGTCCAGAGTCCCACAAAGATACGCTCGCCCGGTCCCACGTGATCAACGATGTATCCGACAGCGGCCAATTCGTCCGGGTCGGCCACCGCGTACCCCAACCGACGCTCCGGCAAGGTCGACCAATCCCCGCTCCGCGGGAGAGCTTCCGTCGGAGGTCCCAGGATCACGCGTGCCTTGACGTAGACGGGCTCGACGAGCATGGGGAGTAACAGAACCAGCGCCGCGACTGCCGGCAGATAGGACGCCCCGCCGGAAGGTCGCTTCAGGATCCCCTGCCCCAGAGGCAGGAGGAGGAGCACGGGGACGGAGAAGACAAGCAGATGAGGCAGGTCCGCTCGGACGAGTATTTGAGGAAACAGAGCTCCCGCGAGCAGCGTAAGGTGCAGGATTGTCCATCGTCGGGCCCGGTCGAGGGAGTCCTGAACGTGAGGTCGCCCCACAAGGAGCAACATGGACAGCACAAACACCAGCGGAACGACATAGTAGGGAAGGGCGGTCAGTGAGTACGAGAGATACGAGCGAAGCGAGAGAGAACCATTGAGGAAGAGAGAGAGGCCCGGCGGACGAGGATACGGGAGGGCGCGCACGGAGGGAAATACATGGGCCGGGAAGATGATCAGATCCTCTATTACTTCCTTCAGAGGAACGGCTATCACGAGACAGAGTGCGACTGGGAGCACGATAATCGCAACCCCTAACACATAGAGGAGGATTCCCTGCATCCTGCTGGCAACCCGCGCCCATGAGCCCGACTCGGTGACAGTTCCGGTGGATGCCGAGAAAGTCAGGACAATCAGTCCTGCGAGGGACGCGTAGAATCCCACGTCATGACGGAATACTGCTGTAGCTCCGGCAGCCATACCTCCGAGAAGCAGTCTGAGCGGGCTCGTCGGATCGATGCTGTGGCGCTCGAGCAGCAGGACGGATGTCATGCTGAGAAGAAGGGCTATCAGCACGGAGGAGCCGAAGGGCGAGAACCTACCGAGCCAGACGGTCCCCACGAGCCAGCACAGGAGGGCTGTGCTCCGGGAGACGAAGGGCGCCGTGATTCTCCAGGCGAGCAGCACCAAGGATGAGCGGATGAGGATGTTCGAAACACGCTCCACCAGGAGGGACGGCCCGAACAGCTTGAAGAGTGCCGCCAGGAGGTAGAACTGGCCGGGCGGGTACATCGTCCACCAGTCCCGGTAAGGGAGTTCTCCTCTCAACACCCTGAGGGCCCCGTAGACGATGACACCTTCGTCATACGGATTGGCGTGGAGGGTCACATCGGGAAGAAAGTAAAGCACCGAAAGTATCGCCAGCGATGGATAGAGCCACGCCTCATTCAGGGGCTGCCTCCACCTCCGGGTGCGTTCCAGCCGTAGATCCACCAGGCGCGCCTCCACAGCCTCGGTAGGTCAATCTTCCTGCTTCTAAACCCGATCGCTGGTCCTTCGAGCGTTCGGTCTGGGTCGTTTACCCTCGACAGCCATTCCTGCGGAGCACCACCGTGCCCTTTTCACTCGGGATGCGTTCGACATCGAGGGCGACGAATTCGTGCAGCCAGCGACCAAGGACGATCGCCTCGTCTTCGCGACTCCCATCGTCGAGGACGACCACGGCGCCCGGACTCAGTGTCTCGACGATCAGGGGAAGCGCCGGATACCGAACCAACCTGCGCGCCTGTCCATGCTGGAGGGGGCCATCCACGATCAGCACGTCGATCGGAGCGAACTTCGCCAGAGCCGTGGTGTCATACCATTCCCAGGTCCGCGGTCCCAGCGCCACGGACCGGAGCGGGGCGTGGACAACCCTCGCGACATCCGCGAGTCCGTGATCCTCCAGGTACTCCGTCGGCAGCCTCGCGTAGCGCTCCTCCTGCTCGAGCGACAGGATTCGACCCTGGCCCACCTCCCTGAGACAGGAGGCGGCAATCAGCGTGGACACACCGCTGCCCGCTTCCACGATCAGGCCAGGTCTGTGCCGGCGGATCAGGGTGACCAGGTTGGTTGCAAAGTCCGGAGAGATGGCGGCGGCTCTCATGGGCGGCAGTGGGTGGGTGGATCTTCAGGGACACGAAAAGCGACGGGAGCGCTTCCATCTGACGGTAATTCGCCGTGGGGTTGGTCGCGCTGTTCAGCACGATGCTCTGGATCCGACGGTAGATTTCAATCTGGGTTGTCAGGATGATGATCAGGGCGAACACGATGGAGCACTCAAGGGACCAGTCTGGAACCAACCACCGCGTGAGGGACGAGCCGACGATGACGAGCAGGAGAAGGCCGACAATGCAGACGACGTCTTTCCTCGAAAGGCTCATCGGATCGGTCCTTCCTTCGCAGTCGCAGCGGGCATGGATCTCGAGGCTCGGAACGAGGAGAACACGTTCATGGCCGCCGAACCAAACCGGTGGCGGACGAGAGGACCCGCGCCAAAATGTCACGCGCCTCATCGACGCGCAGAAGGTGCAGAAGGGCGAGATAGGTTCCAACTCCGAGCGCGAGTCCCGACATGACCTGAATGATCCGCGGCCCCTCTTTCCCCAGATCAGCGAGGTTCCCGAAAAACCCTGCCCACACCAGAAGGACCGCCCCCATGATGGTGGCGGACACGAGAACCCTCGCGGCGAATAGGGTATCACCCGGGCCCCGGATCGCCCCGACCTCCCGGCGCACCAGGGGAATGAGGACGAGGAGGGAGACGAGCGACACGGCGGTCGTGGCGAGGGCTATTCCGGCAAGGCCGAACGGCTTGACCAGGAGTGAATTCAATACGGCATTCGCCGCAATGGCGCCCGCAGAGGACCAGGCGAGCGCGGCGAGACAGCGCCGCGCGAACAGAACTCGAGCCAGGATGACCTGATGGCCCATGAAAAGGATTTCGGGTGCATAACAGGCGATGAGCCGCGCCACCATCGCGGTCGATTCGGGAGGGAATGCGCCCCGCTCGAAGAGGAGGCGCGCCAGCGGGGTGCCGAACGTCAGGGCTCCGGCACACAAGGGCGCGGTCAGGATGAGCATGTGACGCTGGCTCGACCGGAGGATCCCGGCGAGCTCCCCCCGGCCAGCCTGCGCCGCGGCCGCCAGTCGCGGGAAGACGACCTCGGCGAGAGAGAGGGACGTCAGCAATTCCGCGTTGGAGATGATGACGAAGGCGAACCCCAGAGTCGTGATGCTGCCGGACGGCAGGAAGGACGCGAAGGCATTGTCCACCAGGAGATTGATCGTTCCGGTGTTCGCGGCGAGGCTCATCGGCAGGAACGCGACCCAGAAGTCCCGCCGGTGCTCCGCGTGCAAGCCTCCGGCTTCCGCCTGGGGGGAGAATCCCGCAGGGTCGCGGAGCATTCGGGCGGCGGCCAGTGAGAGCAGCCCGACCGCGATGACCGCGCCCAGGAGCGATCCGAGCGGCAGGGCGAAAATCCCCAGCCGGCCTACCAGGAGAACCAAGACGATCACGGACACCAGGTTGATCAGGACGTGCGTGAGGTTCGATACCCCGAAGCGGCCACGGACCTCGAACAGGCAGCGCGTCACCGTGAAGTAGACGCCTCCGGCCAGCCCGAAAATTGAGATGCGCAGCAGGCTGGCGCTCAGCGCGGCACGGTCGGGTGTGAACCCCGGTGCAATCAAGGCGGTGAAGTGGCGCGCTCCGGCGAGAACGACCAAAATGCACGGGGTGAGCCACAGCGTCACCTGCCAGAGAGTCCGGCGGGCGAAGCGTTTCTGTCCTGAAATCCCGTCCCGACGACCAACCGCAGCCAGCGAGACGAGCAGATTGCCGTACAGGCCGCCCATCAGGAACGTGGAGATGAGGTTGGGGATAGTCTGGGCCACCAGGTAACAGTCCTTCGCCACGCTGGTCCCGAAATAGGTCGCCGAGAGCATCCCGAGGGCCAGCGCGAGACCGGCGTTCGTCAGGCGGCACGCCGAAACGACAAGAGTGGCGCGGAACGCGCTGGCGTTCTGGCTCACGTTCCTGGCGGCATGGGGCGCGGGATAGCCGCGCTTGCGGCGGTGCGGGCGTGGAATGCCCTTCGCGCCCGCGGCATCGAGGTGAACGACCGGAGGCTACTCTCGCCACACTCAGACATTTCGCCCTCACCCGGGCGTCTCTTCGCCGCTGCAGGAAGCAGATTCTCACTTCATCGATTTGTGGCTTAGATCAGTGGCGATTTTCGCGAGGGAGCACAGGCTCTCGTCGCGGGCCTCTCAGCTCCCACCGCTCGCGGGCACTCGTCCACGGCAGGAGCCGCCTTCTTCCCGCCCCTATCGAGGCAGATGATCGGATGGCCTGACAACTCGGTGGATTCAGCATTTGCAGGATGCCCCCGCTCAACGAAGAGCACAAAGTACGCTAGACGGTCCGCAATTGCAACGCCTTTCAGGGGGACGACCGGGGGGGGCGGGTTGGGTGCACAGCGACGCCGCCGCCAGGCCCCGGCTTGCACCGCCTCGAGCGGCTCCCTATATTCAAGCGGGCTTCTGACGGTGTTCGTCCGCGCACTGTCAGCCGCCTGACAGCGGGCGGCGTGGTGGCCAGCCCGGAAACTGGACCTGTCCCGGCCCGAGCGGCCCACGAGCGCCGATGTCGATGAAGGGTCTGACCGGCAACCTGAAAACCATGTCCCTCCCGGACCTTCTTCAGTGGGCCGGGGCCGGCCGAAAGACCGGGACGCTCGCCCTGAAGAGCGGCCCACTTCACAAGAAAATCTATTTCCAGGACGGGGCGATCATCGGATCGTCCAGCGACGACAGCCGGGAATACCTCGGTCAGTTCATGCTCAGCGAGGGGATCATTACCGAGCAGCAGCTCAAAGACGCCTTCGACCTGCAGTCGCAGACCAAGGTCATGCTGGGGCGAATCCTGGTCAAGAAGGGCCTCGTGTCGGAAGCCAAGGTCGGCGAGGTTCTGCGACTGAAGGCCGAGGAAACGATCTACTCGCTCTTCCTGTGGATGGAAGCCGATTTCGAATTCCTGGAGGCCGAGCTTCCGCCGGGGGACCAGGTGCTGATCTCCATCAAAGTCGAAGACGTGCTGATGGAGGGGCTGCGACGCTACGACACCTCGAAGAAGATCCGCCAGGTCCTGCCGCACAACGGGGTCGTGCTGCGCCGCTGTCCCAGGCCGCTTCCGTCCGACATCGCCGCGAAGAAGTTCCCGCGGCGGATCTACGACCTGGTGGACGGCCGGAGAACGCTGGCCCAGATCGTCCTCGAGGCGCACGCCTCCGAGTACAACGTCTGCCAGGTGCTCTTCGTCATGGTCCAGAAGAAGTTCCTGGAAATCGTCCAGGCGGAGTCCGTGGCGCCGTCTCCCGCCCGTCCACCTGCCGACAGCCCGCAGGCGCTGATGGATGCGGCCAAGGAGCTCATCAAGAGCGGCGATTCGGAAGGAGCGCTGGTGATCCTGGAAAAGGCGCGCAAGAGCGCGGGCAAGAACCCCGAGATGAACGCCTTGATTCAGGTCGCCGAGGAGCACTTCATCGACAAGGCCTACCGCCACTACCTGCCGCCCAAGAAGATCCCCGTTCTGAAGAAGCCGCTGGAATCGCTGATGAGCCAGGATCTCAGCCCGGAGGAGGGCTTCCTGGTCAGCCGGGTCAACGGCTCCTGGGATCTGCGGTCGATCATCAGCATCTCGCCGTTGCGCGAAGTGGACGCGCTGCGCGCCTTCAAGAAGCTGCGCGAGCGCGGCATCCTCGACCTGATCGACGCTCAGGCCAGGACGGCCTGAGCCTCCGGCCCGACGCGGATCCGCCGGCGACCGGGCTTCCGTCCCACGGCCAGGGGGCTCGGGCCGTCGCGACCCGCGCCCGATTCCCCCTCGCGCGCGGCCTCCCGGGCGAACGCCGGCCCCCGGCTCTCCCCCGCTCCGCTCCGACTCCATCCCGCGGCGGGGGCCACGTAGTGATCGTACGGCTCAATTTTCAAGTCGTCCCATTTCGTGCTCGCGATCGACTTCACGAACAGCTCGGCCAGCTGGAGGTTGGTGAACAGCGGAATCCCCACGTCGGTGGCCCGGCGGCGGAT from the Candidatus Polarisedimenticolia bacterium genome contains:
- a CDS encoding glycosyltransferase family 2 protein, giving the protein MIPDVSVIIVSWNVAPLLRQCIRSLVADASSLSLQLIVVDNASSDDSVAMLRGEFPSVQVIVNGANLGFARASNLGLRLATARFVLLLNPDTIVMPGALGILIRFLQEHPDAGMLGPSLWNEDGTFQETSARVQPTAARLVAIDVFRLQKLPLVGPWFRKRLVSPYDPQVVQEVQAISGAAMLLRRDLFEKGGGFGECFIHCGEDLDLCFRIRRDGWKIYFVPEARVAHLGGRSARQAPVRTLVNGAISIQRYLERCFGRRPARLYRLALQVVDVPATVLIGLIKSILGALPLGDLRLRFQYARGIWTWRPM
- a CDS encoding FkbM family methyltransferase encodes the protein MNRPGWVARWAMPAWIRGSTLEAPARRCARNVKAASLAVERALRRGRARCKLPSVEESLWLDFDFLVGYPVPRDDRLLAALLAHLEPGHVFYDVGSFVGWYAIAACRRVEEHGRVVAFEPVPETVRLLRRHCALNGLDDRIRVMEAACSNTAGVVSMPVWPTLATTWASGNALRNVYPQEDAQPSWVPICAIRLDEFVRAGGPPPSVMKIDVEGAELWALQGAAETLRTARPWIFLEVHSFAWRLFDTTEAALRGFLASVGYDLCELDPPHRPMTSIPEYGHAVLRPST
- a CDS encoding class I SAM-dependent methyltransferase, producing MRAAAISPDFATNLVTLIRRHRPGLIVEAGSGVSTLIAASCLREVGQGRILSLEQEERYARLPTEYLEDHGLADVARVVHAPLRSVALGPRTWEWYDTTALAKFAPIDVLIVDGPLQHGQARRLVRYPALPLIVETLSPGAVVVLDDGSREDEAIVLGRWLHEFVALDVERIPSEKGTVVLRRNGCRG
- a CDS encoding lipid II flippase MurJ; this translates as MSQNASAFRATLVVSACRLTNAGLALALGMLSATYFGTSVAKDCYLVAQTIPNLISTFLMGGLYGNLLVSLAAVGRRDGISGQKRFARRTLWQVTLWLTPCILVVLAGARHFTALIAPGFTPDRAALSASLLRISIFGLAGGVYFTVTRCLFEVRGRFGVSNLTHVLINLVSVIVLVLLVGRLGIFALPLGSLLGAVIAVGLLSLAAARMLRDPAGFSPQAEAGGLHAEHRRDFWVAFLPMSLAANTGTINLLVDNAFASFLPSGSITTLGFAFVIISNAELLTSLSLAEVVFPRLAAAAQAGRGELAGILRSSQRHMLILTAPLCAGALTFGTPLARLLFERGAFPPESTAMVARLIACYAPEILFMGHQVILARVLFARRCLAALAWSSAGAIAANAVLNSLLVKPFGLAGIALATTAVSLVSLLVLIPLVRREVGAIRGPGDTLFAARVLVSATIMGAVLLVWAGFFGNLADLGKEGPRIIQVMSGLALGVGTYLALLHLLRVDEARDILARVLSSATGLVRRP
- a CDS encoding DUF4388 domain-containing protein; the protein is MSMKGLTGNLKTMSLPDLLQWAGAGRKTGTLALKSGPLHKKIYFQDGAIIGSSSDDSREYLGQFMLSEGIITEQQLKDAFDLQSQTKVMLGRILVKKGLVSEAKVGEVLRLKAEETIYSLFLWMEADFEFLEAELPPGDQVLISIKVEDVLMEGLRRYDTSKKIRQVLPHNGVVLRRCPRPLPSDIAAKKFPRRIYDLVDGRRTLAQIVLEAHASEYNVCQVLFVMVQKKFLEIVQAESVAPSPARPPADSPQALMDAAKELIKSGDSEGALVILEKARKSAGKNPEMNALIQVAEEHFIDKAYRHYLPPKKIPVLKKPLESLMSQDLSPEEGFLVSRVNGSWDLRSIISISPLREVDALRAFKKLRERGILDLIDAQARTA